A single Thermaerobacter sp. FW80 DNA region contains:
- the speE gene encoding polyamine aminopropyltransferase: MSQAGWQVDPESGWLVENQTIGFEIRWRLQRLLHHERSAYQDIVVAELERFGRALFLDRILQVAELDEFIYHEMLVHVPLAALPAARRVLIIGGGDGGTLREVTRWRDVEEVHLVELDEAVVRVCRQWLPQLGAGAWDDPRLTIHYADGFAFLEAAPAGHYDAILVDCSDPGTPADTLYSEAFYRTAHRALAEGGCLVQQALSPFIHRDVLTTILQRLAAVFPQRGVYFCPSISYLIGLQAFVWGAKGTNPAAGPARTAPDGTRWYTPESHRAAFLMPPALAIFRASAG, translated from the coding sequence GTGTCCCAGGCTGGGTGGCAGGTCGACCCCGAATCCGGGTGGCTGGTGGAGAACCAGACCATCGGGTTCGAGATCCGTTGGCGCCTGCAGCGCCTGCTCCACCACGAACGGTCCGCCTACCAGGACATCGTGGTCGCGGAGCTGGAGCGCTTCGGGCGCGCCCTGTTCCTGGACCGCATCCTCCAGGTCGCCGAGCTGGACGAGTTCATCTACCACGAGATGCTCGTCCACGTGCCCTTGGCGGCCCTGCCCGCCGCCCGCCGCGTGCTGATCATCGGCGGTGGCGACGGCGGCACCCTGCGCGAGGTCACGCGCTGGCGCGACGTCGAAGAGGTCCACCTGGTGGAGCTGGACGAGGCGGTGGTGCGGGTGTGCCGCCAGTGGCTCCCGCAGCTGGGTGCCGGCGCGTGGGACGACCCGCGCCTCACCATCCACTACGCCGACGGCTTCGCCTTCCTCGAGGCGGCGCCCGCAGGCCACTACGACGCCATCCTGGTGGACTGCAGCGACCCCGGCACGCCGGCGGACACCCTCTACAGCGAGGCGTTCTACCGGACCGCCCACCGCGCCCTGGCCGAGGGCGGGTGCCTGGTCCAGCAGGCGCTGTCGCCCTTCATCCATCGCGACGTATTGACCACCATCCTGCAGCGCCTGGCGGCGGTCTTCCCCCAGCGGGGCGTCTACTTCTGCCCGTCCATCAGCTATCTCATCGGGCTCCAGGCCTTCGTGTGGGGCGCCAAGGGGACGAACCCGGCCGCCGGCCCGGCCCGGACCGCTCCCGACGGGACCCGTTGGTACACCCCGGAGTCGCACCGCGCCGCCTTCCTCATGCCGCCGGCCCTGGCGATCTTCCGAGCCAGCGCCGGATGA
- a CDS encoding ankyrin repeat domain-containing protein — translation MRGEPGRGEREPGVLPREGDAPRPDGDAPWPGGGAPPRGAAGDGGEPAAGPGAARAGTAATGAAPPEPARPVAAGRRQDAAAAEGPAAALLRAGRDGRRARVRALLDAHPELARATAPNGMTPLHHAARHGWTDVAGRLLDLGADPDAVNRWGLVPLHYAARFGHPEVAALLLDRGARIDAQGEGGQTPLDWAIVFGHPQVARLLVERGATIGPFAAAGLGDLERLEAWLRRDPACLDARNDWQGTPLHVAALAGQRAAVRWLLDRGADPRARDARGRTPADHARDPVIRRWLGRSPGPAA, via the coding sequence GTGCGCGGAGAACCGGGCAGGGGAGAGAGGGAGCCAGGTGTCCTCCCGCGGGAGGGGGATGCCCCGCGGCCGGATGGGGATGCCCCGTGGCCGGGCGGGGGCGCCCCGCCGCGGGGTGCGGCGGGGGATGGGGGCGAGCCGGCGGCTGGACCGGGGGCAGCCCGGGCCGGGACGGCGGCGACGGGCGCCGCCCCGCCAGAGCCCGCGCGTCCTGTCGCCGCGGGGCGGCGACAGGACGCGGCGGCCGCCGAGGGGCCGGCCGCAGCCCTGCTGCGGGCCGGGCGCGACGGCCGTCGCGCCCGGGTGCGGGCGCTCCTCGACGCGCACCCCGAGCTGGCCCGCGCCACGGCCCCCAACGGCATGACGCCCCTGCACCACGCGGCCCGGCACGGCTGGACCGACGTGGCCGGCCGCCTGCTGGACCTGGGGGCCGATCCCGATGCCGTCAACCGCTGGGGCCTGGTGCCCCTGCACTACGCGGCGCGGTTCGGCCACCCCGAGGTCGCCGCCCTGCTCCTCGACCGCGGTGCGCGGATCGACGCGCAGGGCGAGGGCGGGCAGACCCCCCTGGACTGGGCCATCGTCTTCGGCCATCCCCAGGTGGCCCGGCTCCTGGTGGAGCGCGGGGCGACCATCGGTCCCTTCGCGGCCGCCGGGCTCGGTGACCTGGAGCGGCTGGAGGCGTGGCTGCGGCGCGATCCCGCGTGCCTGGACGCGCGCAACGACTGGCAGGGCACGCCGCTCCACGTGGCGGCGCTGGCCGGCCAGCGGGCGGCCGTCCGCTGGCTGCTGGACCGGGGTGCGGACCCCCGGGCCCGCGACGCCCGCGGCCGCACGCCGGCCGACCACGCCCGGGACCCCGTCATCCGGCGCTGGCTCGGAAGATCGCCAGGGCCGGCGGCATGA
- a CDS encoding amino acid permease has product MERGQGLTSGQMTMLALGSAIGGAFFLGSAVAIRSAGPAVLLGFAVGGLVVYVVLMALADLTLEDPAPGSFRDYAQRAFGPLAGFVVGWVYWAGLALAMSSEATAAAVFLRTWWPDASGPVLATAIVLAVTGLNLLGARQLARLEGVLAGIKLLAVVGFILVAGSLIAGLWPGRAPVGWGALAREPWVAGGGRGLLGAMLVVMFTYAGTEVIGLAAPSARDPRRTVLRAARRTALALAGLYVVAVGSLLPLIPTARLDVSASPLVAALAAHGLGTTSRLVNGVLVTAILSTMLAVMFSLGRVLRSLAEDGMGPTWLVDPGTVPRRGIVFSGAAMLGGVALGYVVPRQVYVFLVSAGGFALLLVYGSIVAAHWRLRADAAPGARLVPAFPWSNALVLLLVLAVLAGMPLVPGQGMGLAAGLALTALAAGVYGLRRRGGRRPAGRGTRRGADAASRRPADDRAPAAAGTPAATPAPAGVRLPKADPAPAPAWDLGQELAPPTRQPTAPAPAPAQPARQPARPAGSGARPTPAAPAPSRGAGAAGGGGGGPARGERGATGGEGQPHRPRRTAPRPPHRRTR; this is encoded by the coding sequence ATGGAACGGGGCCAGGGGCTCACCAGCGGCCAGATGACGATGCTCGCCCTCGGCAGCGCCATCGGCGGCGCCTTCTTCCTCGGGTCGGCGGTGGCCATCCGCAGCGCGGGTCCCGCGGTGCTGCTGGGCTTCGCCGTGGGCGGCCTCGTCGTCTACGTGGTGCTGATGGCCCTCGCCGACCTGACGCTGGAGGACCCGGCCCCCGGTTCCTTCCGCGACTACGCCCAGCGGGCCTTCGGCCCGCTGGCCGGCTTCGTGGTGGGTTGGGTGTACTGGGCCGGGCTGGCCCTGGCGATGTCCAGCGAGGCCACGGCGGCGGCCGTGTTCCTCCGCACCTGGTGGCCCGACGCCTCCGGACCCGTGCTGGCCACCGCCATCGTGCTGGCGGTGACGGGCCTGAACCTCTTGGGCGCGCGCCAGCTGGCGCGCCTGGAGGGCGTGCTGGCGGGCATCAAGCTGCTGGCGGTGGTGGGGTTCATCCTGGTGGCGGGAAGCCTGATCGCCGGGCTGTGGCCCGGGCGCGCACCCGTGGGGTGGGGCGCCCTGGCCCGGGAGCCCTGGGTGGCCGGGGGCGGGCGCGGATTGCTGGGCGCCATGCTGGTGGTCATGTTCACGTACGCGGGCACGGAGGTCATCGGGCTGGCGGCGCCGTCGGCGCGGGACCCGCGGCGCACGGTGCTGCGGGCGGCGCGGCGCACCGCCCTGGCCCTGGCGGGCCTCTACGTCGTGGCGGTGGGCAGCCTGCTGCCGCTGATCCCGACGGCGCGCCTGGACGTGTCGGCCAGCCCGCTGGTGGCCGCCCTGGCGGCCCACGGGCTCGGGACCACCTCGCGCCTGGTGAATGGCGTGCTGGTGACCGCGATCCTCTCGACCATGCTGGCCGTGATGTTCAGCTTGGGCCGCGTGCTGCGGTCCCTGGCCGAGGACGGCATGGGGCCCACCTGGCTGGTGGACCCCGGGACGGTGCCGCGCCGCGGGATCGTCTTCTCGGGGGCCGCCATGCTGGGCGGCGTCGCGCTGGGGTACGTGGTGCCCCGTCAGGTCTACGTGTTCCTGGTCAGCGCCGGCGGGTTCGCCCTGCTGCTGGTCTACGGCAGCATCGTCGCCGCCCACTGGCGGCTGCGGGCCGACGCGGCGCCAGGGGCGAGGCTGGTGCCCGCCTTCCCCTGGAGCAACGCCCTGGTGCTGCTCCTGGTGCTCGCCGTGCTGGCCGGCATGCCCCTGGTGCCCGGCCAGGGGATGGGACTGGCGGCCGGCCTCGCCTTGACCGCGCTGGCGGCCGGGGTCTACGGGCTGCGGCGGCGCGGCGGCCGCCGGCCGGCAGGGCGCGGGACGCGGCGCGGTGCAGACGCGGCGAGCCGCCGGCCCGCCGATGACCGTGCCCCGGCTGCGGCCGGGACGCCGGCGGCGACCCCGGCGCCCGCGGGCGTCCGCCTGCCGAAGGCCGACCCGGCCCCGGCGCCGGCCTGGGACCTCGGGCAGGAGCTGGCACCCCCGACCCGTCAGCCGACGGCCCCAGCGCCCGCTCCGGCGCAGCCGGCCCGGCAGCCGGCGCGCCCGGCCGGGAGCGGCGCCCGGCCGACGCCGGCTGCGCCCGCCCCATCCCGAGGCGCGGGAGCAGCGGGCGGCGGGGGCGGCGGGCCGGCCCGCGGCGAGCGTGGTGCCACCGGAGGCGAGGGACAGCCGCACCGCCCGCGGCGCACCGCCCCTCGGCCCCCGCACCGGCGGACCCGTTAG
- a CDS encoding XTP/dITP diphosphatase, with translation MVLATRNRGKVRELERLLAAAGLPLAVTTLDAFPTVVLPEETGATFLENARLKAVAVARQTGLPALADDSGLCVDALGGRPGVHSARYAGPDATDAANNARLLAELAGVPAERRTARFRAVVVLALPDGRWTWAEGETRGRILEAPRGTGGFGYDPLFLSDELGMTFAEAGLEAKNRVSHRSRALRALLPALRAWLVDGIVK, from the coding sequence CTGGTGCTGGCCACGCGCAATCGCGGCAAGGTGCGCGAGCTGGAGCGGCTGCTGGCGGCGGCGGGGCTGCCCTTGGCGGTCACCACCCTCGACGCCTTCCCGACGGTGGTCCTGCCGGAGGAGACGGGGGCCACCTTCCTCGAGAACGCGCGCCTCAAGGCCGTGGCCGTGGCCCGGCAGACCGGCCTGCCGGCCCTGGCCGACGACTCCGGCCTGTGCGTGGACGCCCTGGGCGGAAGGCCCGGCGTGCACTCCGCCCGCTATGCGGGACCCGATGCCACCGACGCGGCCAACAACGCGCGACTGCTGGCGGAGCTGGCGGGGGTCCCCGCGGAGCGGCGCACGGCGCGGTTCCGGGCCGTGGTCGTCCTGGCCCTGCCCGACGGCCGCTGGACGTGGGCCGAGGGCGAGACCCGGGGCCGGATCCTGGAGGCGCCCCGGGGTACAGGGGGCTTCGGCTACGACCCGCTGTTCCTGTCGGACGAACTCGGCATGACCTTCGCCGAGGCCGGCCTCGAGGCCAAGAACCGCGTCAGCCACCGCAGCCGGGCGCTGCGGGCGCTGCTGCCGGCGTTGCGAGCCTGGCTGGTGGACGGTATAGTTAAGTGA
- the glmL gene encoding methylaspartate mutase accessory protein GlmL: MNAALLVDFGSTFTKVAAVDLDEPRLLARAEAPTTYATGLEHGLDAALAALERAYGAPLPPFHHRLACSSAGGGLRMVAVGLVPGLTAEAARRAALGAGARVLATFSGTLGPADLDRLAALDPEIVLLAGGTDGGNRTALLDLARALARCPTAAAVVVAGNREAAPEAAAILERAGKQAVVVANVLPRLDTIQVEPAREAIRRVFMERIVVARGWRTVEARLGAILMPTPAAALRGAELLAEGAGDAAGLGELLVVDVGGATTDVHSVADGRPTDGKTVLRGLPPPRSQRTVEGDLGLRHGAPSLVEAAGLVQAGGEAETWRRRARRRAADPPFVPGPDEPAEQEADQELARAAVRVAVERHAGRREPLVTPHGRRWVQHGKDLRSVGHVIGTGGIFRHAPDPARILAAALDPAGNGPVLRPRRAALWVDGDYLLSHAGLLAEVDRLAALKILKAGLVRVA; the protein is encoded by the coding sequence ATGAACGCCGCCCTGCTGGTCGACTTCGGCAGCACCTTCACCAAGGTGGCCGCCGTCGACCTGGACGAACCGCGCCTGCTGGCGCGGGCCGAGGCGCCCACCACCTACGCCACCGGCCTGGAGCACGGGCTGGACGCCGCCCTGGCCGCGCTGGAGCGGGCCTACGGCGCCCCGCTGCCGCCCTTTCACCACCGGCTGGCCTGCTCCAGCGCCGGCGGGGGCCTGCGCATGGTGGCCGTCGGCCTCGTGCCCGGGCTGACCGCCGAGGCGGCCCGGCGCGCCGCGCTGGGCGCCGGGGCGCGGGTCCTGGCCACCTTCAGCGGCACCCTCGGGCCGGCCGACCTGGACCGGCTAGCCGCGCTGGATCCGGAGATCGTGCTCCTGGCGGGCGGCACCGACGGCGGCAACCGCACGGCGCTGCTGGATCTCGCCCGCGCCCTGGCCCGGTGCCCCACGGCCGCCGCGGTGGTGGTGGCGGGGAACCGGGAGGCCGCGCCCGAGGCGGCCGCGATCCTGGAGCGCGCCGGCAAGCAGGCGGTGGTGGTCGCCAACGTGCTGCCGCGGCTGGACACCATCCAGGTGGAGCCGGCGCGGGAGGCGATCCGCCGCGTCTTCATGGAGCGCATCGTGGTGGCCCGCGGGTGGCGGACGGTGGAGGCGCGCCTCGGGGCCATCCTGATGCCCACGCCGGCGGCGGCCCTGCGCGGGGCCGAGCTGCTGGCGGAGGGGGCCGGCGACGCCGCCGGCCTGGGGGAGCTGCTGGTGGTCGACGTCGGCGGCGCCACCACCGACGTCCACTCCGTCGCCGACGGCCGGCCCACCGACGGCAAGACGGTGCTGCGCGGGCTGCCGCCACCTCGCAGCCAGCGCACCGTGGAGGGGGACCTGGGCCTGCGCCACGGCGCCCCCTCGCTGGTGGAGGCCGCCGGCCTGGTGCAGGCGGGCGGCGAGGCCGAGACGTGGCGGCGCCGCGCCCGTCGCCGGGCGGCGGATCCCCCCTTCGTCCCCGGGCCGGACGAACCGGCGGAGCAGGAGGCGGATCAGGAGCTGGCCCGGGCGGCGGTACGGGTGGCGGTGGAGCGGCACGCCGGCCGGCGGGAGCCCCTGGTCACGCCCCACGGGCGGCGCTGGGTCCAGCACGGCAAGGACCTGCGGTCGGTCGGGCACGTCATCGGGACGGGGGGCATCTTCCGCCATGCGCCTGACCCGGCCCGCATCCTCGCCGCCGCCCTCGACCCGGCGGGGAACGGGCCGGTGCTCAGGCCGCGCCGGGCCGCCCTGTGGGTCGACGGCGACTACCTGCTCAGCCACGCCGGCCTGCTGGCGGAGGTCGACCGGTTGGCGGCCTTGAAGATCCTCAAGGCCGGTCTCGTCCGGGTGGCGTAG
- a CDS encoding DUF2179 domain-containing protein gives MDPVLSYALVFLARVADVSLSTLRLMLVFRGQRLLGSVVGLFEVTIYILALGFVVERLHERPLTLVFYALGFATGSYLGGLLEERLALGVEMVQVVPHGSGGRFLADDLRRQGYGVTELEGQGREGQRTVLLITVERKALPQLLEILRQREPHAFVTVLDTRRAIGGVRGFVRKGK, from the coding sequence ATGGACCCGGTCCTGAGCTACGCGCTGGTGTTCCTGGCGCGGGTCGCCGACGTCAGCCTCAGCACCCTGCGGCTCATGCTGGTCTTCCGCGGGCAGCGGCTGCTGGGCTCGGTGGTCGGGCTCTTCGAGGTGACGATCTACATCCTCGCCCTGGGATTCGTGGTGGAACGCCTGCACGAGCGGCCGCTGACCCTGGTCTTCTACGCCTTGGGGTTCGCCACCGGCAGCTACCTGGGCGGCCTGCTGGAGGAGCGGCTGGCCCTGGGGGTGGAGATGGTCCAGGTGGTGCCCCATGGCAGCGGCGGCCGCTTCCTGGCCGACGACCTGCGCCGTCAGGGCTACGGCGTGACCGAGCTGGAGGGACAGGGGCGCGAGGGGCAGCGCACCGTGCTGCTGATCACGGTGGAGCGCAAGGCCCTGCCGCAACTGCTGGAGATCCTGCGGCAGCGCGAGCCCCACGCCTTCGTCACCGTCCTCGACACGCGCCGCGCCATCGGCGGCGTCCGCGGGTTCGTGCGCAAGGGCAAGTGA
- the dinB gene encoding DNA polymerase IV, translated as MQRWVLHCDLDAFFAAVEQRDRPELRGRPVIVGGDPGSRGVVATCSYEARAFGVRSAMPLAQARRLCPHAVFLPVRRERYAEVSRQVMAILARESPVVEPVSIDEAYLEVAGDGVAAARRLREAVRREVGLAMTVGVGPNRLVAKMACQMAKPDGLLAVPPEGVQAWLAPQPVEALPGLGPATAQRLRRAGIATLGQLAAADPLVLQRLLKGRAAELQARARGWDPRPVGVPAPTRSLSEERTFGRDRQPAAVLPVLAELCEELGTRLRQHGYRATQVTLKVRYADFTTITRSRALPRPICADGELFAVARELLARHVPADRWLRLVGVAAAGLVHRDDPQQLSLWPGDTRSLRLAEAVDRVRRRFGRRALGLAARWLPGGEGEAAPRGGGSDRAAGRATPTADRRRAGPAAAGAGAGGGRPWTRS; from the coding sequence ATGCAGCGCTGGGTGCTGCACTGCGACCTCGACGCCTTCTTCGCCGCCGTGGAGCAGCGGGACCGGCCCGAGCTGCGGGGGCGGCCGGTGATCGTCGGTGGCGATCCCGGGTCGCGGGGTGTGGTGGCCACCTGCTCCTACGAGGCCCGGGCCTTCGGCGTGCGCTCGGCCATGCCCCTGGCCCAGGCGCGGCGCCTCTGCCCCCATGCCGTGTTCCTCCCCGTGCGCCGCGAGCGCTACGCCGAGGTGTCCCGCCAGGTGATGGCCATCCTGGCGCGGGAGAGCCCGGTCGTCGAACCCGTCTCCATCGACGAGGCGTACCTGGAGGTGGCGGGCGACGGGGTCGCGGCCGCGCGGCGCCTGCGGGAGGCGGTGCGGCGCGAGGTGGGGCTGGCCATGACCGTCGGGGTGGGGCCCAACCGGCTGGTGGCCAAGATGGCGTGCCAGATGGCCAAGCCCGACGGGCTCCTGGCCGTGCCGCCCGAGGGCGTCCAGGCGTGGCTGGCGCCCCAGCCGGTGGAGGCGTTGCCGGGCCTGGGGCCGGCCACGGCCCAGCGGCTGCGCCGCGCGGGCATCGCCACGCTGGGGCAGCTGGCGGCGGCCGACCCCCTGGTGCTGCAGCGCCTGCTCAAGGGCCGGGCCGCCGAGCTGCAGGCCCGGGCGCGGGGTTGGGATCCGCGCCCGGTGGGGGTGCCGGCGCCCACCCGCTCCCTCAGCGAGGAGCGCACCTTCGGCCGCGACCGGCAGCCGGCGGCGGTCCTGCCCGTGCTGGCGGAGCTCTGCGAGGAGTTGGGCACCCGCCTGCGCCAGCACGGGTATCGGGCCACCCAGGTGACCCTGAAGGTGCGGTATGCGGACTTCACCACCATCACCCGCAGCCGCGCCCTGCCCCGGCCGATCTGCGCCGATGGCGAGCTGTTCGCCGTGGCGCGGGAGCTCTTGGCGCGCCACGTGCCCGCGGACCGCTGGCTGCGCCTGGTGGGGGTGGCGGCTGCAGGGCTGGTCCACCGCGACGATCCCCAGCAGCTGTCCCTATGGCCGGGCGACACCCGCAGCCTGCGGCTGGCGGAGGCCGTCGACCGGGTGCGCCGCCGCTTCGGTCGCCGCGCCCTCGGCCTGGCGGCGCGCTGGCTGCCCGGTGGCGAAGGCGAGGCCGCGCCGCGGGGCGGTGGGTCGGACCGGGCGGCCGGCCGCGCGACGCCGACCGCCGACCGTCGGCGCGCCGGTCCCGCGGCGGCCGGGGCGGGTGCAGGGGGCGGCCGCCCATGGACCCGGTCCTGA
- the smpB gene encoding SsrA-binding protein SmpB, whose translation MAGRAEGVRLIADNRKARHDYFIDETFEAGLVLTGTEIKSIRAGRVNLRDSHARVEGGEVWLYGMHIAPYEHGNRFNHEPDRPRKLLLHRREIDYLAGRVRERGYTLVPLRLYLKGGWAKVELALARGKKRYDKRAAIAQREAQRRMAQALRARR comes from the coding sequence ATGGCGGGACGGGCTGAGGGCGTGCGCCTGATCGCAGACAACCGCAAGGCGCGCCACGACTACTTCATCGACGAGACCTTCGAGGCGGGGCTGGTGTTGACCGGGACGGAGATCAAGTCGATCCGCGCGGGGCGCGTCAACCTGCGGGACAGCCACGCCCGCGTCGAGGGCGGCGAGGTGTGGCTGTACGGCATGCACATCGCGCCCTACGAGCACGGCAACCGGTTCAACCACGAGCCGGACCGCCCGCGGAAGCTGCTCCTGCATCGGCGGGAGATCGACTACCTGGCGGGGCGGGTGCGGGAGCGGGGCTACACCCTGGTGCCGCTGCGCCTCTATCTCAAGGGCGGCTGGGCCAAGGTGGAGCTCGCCCTGGCCCGCGGCAAGAAGCGCTACGACAAGCGGGCCGCCATCGCCCAGAGGGAGGCCCAGCGGCGCATGGCCCAGGCGCTGCGCGCCCGCCGCTGA
- the rnr gene encoding ribonuclease R, protein MALPRRRRQGADGSDADRPGRGRGGKASAAAAGGQPGGAPGQAGSSAEAESAIAAWEERILGFMRERAYRPLTASQLAAAMGVDGPDAESAFRAALERLEAAGRVVRTRTRRYGLPERMNLAVGVLHCHPKGYAFLIQPDGEDVFIPAENLGGAMHRDRVVVRLVGRGRDGRKPEGEVIRILERANRELVGRLEGQPGRDGYGFVTPLDQRLFWDVFIPAGQLGGAKPGDMVVVEITRWPERRRGPEGRVVRVLGPADAPGVDVAAIVAKAGLRVEFPAAALAQAERVPERVTARDRRGRRDLRDWLVVTIDGADAKDLDDAVSLQRLPEGGEAVWRLGVHIADVSHYVPEGSPLDLEARRRATSVYLVDRVVPMLPPRLSNGICSLNPRVDRLTVSVVMDFDARGRRVAYEIFPSVIRSRHRLTYEGVQRMLEGSPDDPEVRALREQHADVLPMLEDMAQLAARLTARRERRGSIDFDIAEVKVVLDEQGMPRELLRRERTVATRIIEEFMIAANETVAEHCHWRQVPFIYRVHEEPDPEEVEELAAFLTILGYPLPPRRKLHPRLFQRVLKQVEGRPEEYLVNAVVLRTMKRARYATEALGHFGLAARFYCHFTSPIRRYPDLVVHRIVKELVTRGSLPPERVERLEAMLPEIADHCSQQERVAEEAERESVDLKKVQFMVDKVGETYRGIISGVAPFGLFVTLPNLVEGLVHVSTLTDDYYHYEEKLYSLVGERTRRTFRLGDEVEVVVAKVDPEARTVDLVLAELAGELEDYAGRAARAGRRSGGAGRDAAASRGGTAGRAGAGGGRARRAGGTAAAGAVTAGKGARGSTAKAEARRRRTAATGRRRDRRGRNAAGTPGDAAQPPGKAAAAEAAAAAEGARRRRRRR, encoded by the coding sequence ATGGCATTGCCGAGACGGAGAAGACAGGGGGCCGACGGGTCCGACGCGGATCGCCCGGGCCGCGGCCGCGGGGGGAAGGCCTCCGCGGCCGCCGCGGGGGGCCAGCCGGGGGGTGCGCCCGGGCAGGCCGGTTCCTCCGCCGAAGCCGAATCCGCCATCGCGGCGTGGGAGGAGCGCATCCTCGGCTTCATGCGCGAGCGGGCATACCGGCCGCTGACCGCCTCCCAGCTGGCGGCCGCCATGGGCGTGGACGGGCCCGACGCCGAGTCCGCCTTTCGCGCCGCCCTCGAGCGGCTGGAGGCCGCGGGCCGGGTGGTGCGCACCCGCACCCGGCGTTACGGCCTGCCCGAACGGATGAACCTGGCCGTGGGCGTGCTCCACTGCCACCCCAAGGGGTACGCCTTCCTGATCCAGCCCGACGGCGAGGACGTGTTCATCCCGGCGGAGAACCTGGGCGGCGCCATGCACCGCGACCGGGTCGTGGTGCGCCTGGTGGGTCGGGGGCGGGACGGTCGCAAGCCCGAGGGCGAGGTCATCCGCATCCTGGAGCGGGCCAACCGCGAGCTGGTGGGGCGGCTGGAGGGGCAGCCGGGACGGGACGGCTACGGCTTCGTCACGCCCCTGGACCAGCGGCTCTTCTGGGACGTGTTCATCCCCGCGGGACAGCTGGGCGGCGCCAAGCCCGGCGACATGGTGGTCGTCGAGATCACCCGCTGGCCCGAGAGGCGCCGCGGTCCCGAGGGCCGGGTCGTCCGGGTGTTGGGACCCGCCGACGCGCCGGGCGTCGACGTCGCCGCCATCGTCGCCAAGGCCGGGCTCCGGGTGGAGTTCCCCGCCGCCGCCCTGGCCCAGGCGGAGCGCGTCCCCGAGCGCGTGACCGCCCGGGATCGCCGCGGGCGGCGCGACCTGCGGGACTGGCTGGTGGTCACCATCGACGGCGCCGACGCCAAGGACCTGGACGACGCGGTGTCGCTGCAGCGGCTCCCGGAGGGCGGCGAGGCCGTCTGGCGCCTGGGCGTGCACATCGCCGACGTCTCCCACTACGTGCCGGAGGGCAGTCCCCTGGACCTGGAGGCGCGCCGCCGGGCCACCAGCGTGTACCTGGTGGACCGGGTGGTGCCCATGCTGCCGCCGCGGCTCTCCAACGGCATCTGCAGCCTCAACCCGCGGGTCGATCGCCTGACGGTCTCCGTCGTCATGGACTTCGACGCCCGCGGGCGGCGCGTGGCCTACGAGATCTTCCCCAGCGTCATCCGCAGCCGCCATCGGCTGACCTACGAGGGCGTGCAGCGCATGCTGGAGGGTTCGCCCGACGACCCCGAGGTGCGGGCCCTGCGCGAGCAGCATGCCGACGTGCTGCCCATGCTGGAGGACATGGCCCAGCTGGCCGCGCGCCTGACGGCCCGCCGGGAGCGGCGGGGCAGCATCGACTTCGACATCGCCGAGGTCAAGGTGGTGCTGGACGAACAGGGGATGCCCAGGGAGCTGCTGCGGCGCGAGCGCACGGTGGCCACGCGGATCATCGAGGAGTTCATGATCGCGGCGAACGAGACGGTGGCGGAGCACTGCCACTGGCGCCAGGTGCCCTTCATCTACCGCGTGCACGAGGAGCCCGATCCCGAGGAGGTGGAGGAACTGGCCGCGTTCCTCACCATCCTCGGCTATCCGCTGCCGCCGCGGCGCAAGCTGCACCCGCGCCTCTTCCAGCGGGTGCTCAAGCAGGTGGAGGGGCGCCCGGAGGAGTACCTGGTCAACGCCGTGGTCCTGCGCACCATGAAGCGGGCCCGCTACGCCACCGAGGCGCTGGGTCACTTCGGCCTGGCGGCGCGCTTCTACTGCCACTTCACCTCGCCCATCCGCCGGTACCCCGACCTGGTGGTCCACCGCATCGTCAAGGAGCTGGTCACCCGCGGCAGCCTGCCGCCGGAGCGGGTGGAGCGGCTGGAGGCGATGCTGCCGGAGATCGCCGACCACTGCTCGCAGCAGGAGCGGGTGGCGGAGGAAGCCGAGCGGGAGAGCGTCGACCTCAAGAAGGTCCAGTTCATGGTGGACAAGGTCGGCGAGACGTACCGGGGCATCATCTCCGGCGTGGCGCCCTTCGGCCTGTTCGTCACCCTGCCCAACCTGGTGGAGGGGCTGGTCCATGTCAGCACGCTGACCGACGATTACTATCACTACGAGGAGAAGCTCTACAGCCTGGTGGGCGAGCGCACCCGCCGCACCTTCCGCCTCGGCGACGAGGTGGAGGTGGTGGTGGCCAAGGTCGACCCCGAGGCGCGCACCGTCGACCTGGTCTTAGCGGAGCTGGCCGGGGAGCTGGAAGACTACGCCGGCCGCGCGGCGCGGGCCGGCCGGCGGTCCGGTGGGGCGGGGCGCGACGCCGCGGCCTCCCGCGGCGGGACCGCGGGGCGGGCGGGCGCCGGGGGCGGTCGGGCCCGGCGCGCCGGGGGGACCGCGGCGGCCGGGGCGGTCACGGCGGGGAAGGGCGCGCGGGGATCCACCGCGAAGGCCGAGGCGCGGCGCCGGCGTACCGCGGCGACCGGGCGGCGGCGCGATCGGCGCGGGAGGAACGCGGCCGGCACCCCGGGCGACGCCGCGCAGCCCCCGGGCAAGGCGGCGGCAGCCGAGGCGGCCGCCGCCGCGGAGGGAGCGCGTCGCCGGCGCCGGCGGCGGTGA